One genomic segment of Drosophila melanogaster chromosome 3R includes these proteins:
- the MtnC gene encoding metallothionein C, with product MVCKGCGTNCKCQDTKCGDNCACNQDCKCVCKNGPKDQCCKSK from the exons ATGGTTTGCAAAGGCTGCGGAACAA ACTGCAAGTGCCAGGACACCAAGTGCGGCGACAATTGCGCCTGTAATCAGGACTGCAAGTGCGTGTGCAAGAATGGCCCCAAAGATCAGTGTTGCAAGAGCAAGTAG